A genomic stretch from Mesoplodon densirostris isolate mMesDen1 chromosome 3, mMesDen1 primary haplotype, whole genome shotgun sequence includes:
- the LOC132485237 gene encoding adiponectin receptor protein 1-like, which translates to MSSHKGPVVAQGSGAPAGNREADTVELAELGPLLEEQGKRGIASPTKAEEERACPVPQEEEEEVRVLTLPLQAHHAMEKMEEFVYKVWEGRWRVIPYDVLPDWLKDNDYLLHGHRPPMPSFRACFRSIFRIHTETGNIWTHLLGFVLFLFLGILTMLRPNMYFMAPLQEKVVFGMFFLGAVLCLSFSWLFHTVYCHSEKVSRTFSKLDYSGIALLIMGSFVPWLYYSFYCSPQPRLIYLSSVCVLGISAIIVAQWDRFATPKHRQTRAGVFLGLGLSGVVPTMHFTIAEGFVKATTVGQMGWFFLMAVMYITGAGLYAARIPERFFPGKFDIWFQSHQIFHVLVVAAAFVHFYRVSNLQEFRYGLEGGCTDDSLL; encoded by the coding sequence ATGTCTTCTCACAAAGGACCTGTGGTGGCCCAGGGCAGTGGGGCTCCTGCCGGGAACAGGGAGGCGGACACAGTGGAGCTGGCTGAGCTGGGCCCCCTGCTAGAGGAGCAGGGCAAGCGGGGCATCGCCAGCCCAACCAAAGCTGAAGAAGAGCGGGCATGCCCAGTGcctcaggaagaggaggaggaggtgcgGGTGCTGACACTGCCCCTGCAAGCCCACCATGCCATGGAGAAGATGGAGGAGTTTGTGTATAAGGTGTGGGAAGGGCGCTGGAGGGTCATCCCCTACGACGTGCTCCCCGACTGGCTGAAGGATAACGACTACCTGCTGCACGGCCACAGGCCGCCCATGCCCTCCTTCCGGGCCTGCTTCAGGAGCATCTTCCGCATCCACACGGAGACCGGCAACATCTGGACCCACCTGCTTGGTTTTGTGCTGTTTCTCTTTCTGGGAATCCTGACCATGCTCAGACCAAACATGTACTTCATGGCACCCCTCCAGGAGAAGGTGGTGTTCGGGATGTTCTTCCTGGGCGCGGTGCTCTGCCTAAGCTTCTCCTGGCTCTTTCACACCGTCTACTGTCACTCAGAGAAGGTCTCTCGGACCTTTTCCAAGCTGGACTACTCAGGGATCGCCCTGCTCATCATGGGGAGCTTCGTGCCCTGGCTCTATTACTCCTTCTACTGCTCCCCGCAGCCACGGCTCATCTACCTCTCCAGCGTCTGTGTCCTGGGCATCTCTGCCATCATTGTGGCCCAGTGGGACCGGTTTGCCACTCCTAAGCACCGGCAGACAAGAGCAGGGGTGTTCCTGGGGCTTGGCTTGAGCGGCGTCGTGCCCACCATGCACTTCACCATCGCGGAGGGCTTTGTCAAGGCCACCACGGTGGGCCAGATGGGCTGGTTCTTCCTCATGGCCGTGATGTACATCACCGGAGCCGGCCTTTACGCCGCGCGGATTCCTGAGCGCTTCTTCCCTGGAAAATTCGACATATGGTTCCAGTCTCATCAGATCTTCCACGTCCTGGTGGTGGCAGCCGCCTTCGTCCACTTCTACAGGGTCTCCAACCTTCAGGAGTTCCGATACGGCCTGGAAGGGGGCTGTACTGACGACTCCCTCCTCTGA